The Papaver somniferum cultivar HN1 chromosome 3, ASM357369v1, whole genome shotgun sequence genome includes a region encoding these proteins:
- the LOC113357887 gene encoding uncharacterized protein LOC113357887, translating to MATKNPSKTLVNLFRFHRSLSTSSSSSPQSQKLIVKTQAFSSPSDSSSSASKGLIRLPERRKVYTVNRSPHIDKKSREQFEMRIKSQYQVIKVSPGELQNKYFWLKRQRLSGAQFELQFNTKTRLDLKRLSKVVAQESPQE from the coding sequence ATGGCAACAAAAAATCCATCGAAAACCCTAGTGAATCTCTTCAGATTTCATCGATCTTTGAGTacatcctcctcatcatcacctCAATCTCAAAAGCTTATTGTGAAAACTCAGGCATTCTCATCGCCatctgattcatcatcatcagcatcgAAAGGTTTGATTAGATTACCTGAAAGAAGGAAAGTGTATACAGTAAACAGATCACCACATATTGATAAGAAATCAAGAGAACAATTTGAGATGAGAATTAAGAGTCAATATCAGGTTATTAAAGTATCACCAGGCGAATTGCAGAATAAGTATTTTTGGTTGAAGAGACAGCGGTTGTCTGGTGCTCAGTTTGAGCTTCAGTTTAATACTAAGACTCGCCTGGATCTTAAACGG